The following coding sequences are from one Nonlabens arenilitoris window:
- the menA gene encoding 1,4-dihydroxy-2-naphthoate octaprenyltransferase has product MSTKFKAWISAARLRTLPLSISGILVGSAYAYLRVSHLEYLKTSNVLGVFSFAIEDFVSDFNFLIPILALITTLGFQVLSNFANDYGDGVKGTDNDDRVGPMRALQSGIILAHEMKRAMIITAVLTLISAIALIYVSLGIEQLLISLFFLVLGIAAIWAAIKYTVGDNAYGYRGLGDVFVFIFFGPVSVMGIFYLITKAVDWNMILPSITIGLLSVAVLNLNNMRDIESDKKAGKNTIVVKMGLMKAKLFHYSLITIALVTASLFFITLYYKEVMDENMTQPSLFMFLPLLAFLPLFLHLKVVELNKEPALLDPELKKVALSTFAFAVLSVLSVWIVS; this is encoded by the coding sequence ATGTCTACCAAATTTAAAGCCTGGATCAGTGCCGCACGATTAAGAACCTTGCCATTAAGTATCAGCGGAATTCTAGTGGGAAGTGCTTATGCCTATTTAAGAGTTAGTCATCTTGAATATTTAAAGACATCAAATGTGCTAGGCGTTTTTAGTTTTGCGATTGAGGATTTTGTAAGTGATTTTAATTTCCTCATCCCTATTCTAGCACTCATCACCACATTAGGTTTTCAAGTGCTGTCTAATTTTGCAAACGATTATGGCGATGGCGTTAAAGGAACTGATAATGATGATCGTGTAGGACCTATGCGTGCGCTGCAAAGCGGTATCATTCTCGCACACGAGATGAAACGTGCGATGATTATAACCGCAGTGCTGACTTTAATAAGTGCGATAGCATTGATTTATGTCAGTCTAGGTATAGAACAGTTATTGATTTCGCTTTTCTTTTTGGTATTGGGAATTGCCGCTATTTGGGCAGCGATCAAGTATACCGTAGGTGATAATGCTTATGGCTATCGTGGTCTGGGCGATGTGTTTGTTTTTATCTTCTTTGGTCCTGTAAGTGTGATGGGTATTTTTTACTTGATTACAAAGGCTGTGGACTGGAATATGATCTTGCCATCCATCACCATAGGATTGCTAAGTGTTGCTGTATTAAATCTCAATAACATGCGCGATATCGAGAGCGATAAAAAAGCTGGTAAAAATACCATCGTGGTAAAAATGGGATTGATGAAGGCCAAGCTGTTTCATTATAGCTTAATTACCATAGCACTAGTGACCGCATCACTATTCTTTATCACCTTATACTATAAAGAAGTCATGGATGAAAACATGACACAACCATCGTTGTTCATGTTCTTACCACTACTCGCTTTTCTACCGCTATTTTTACATTTAAAAGTTGTAGAATTAAACAAAGAACCAGCCCTACTCGATCCAGAATTAAAAAAGGTCGCGCTATCGACTTTTGCCTTTGCAGTATTATCTGTGCTATCGGTATGGATCGTTAGTTAA
- a CDS encoding DEAD/DEAH box helicase has product MTSNPDTKVKSLYDYQKRDLAEIFDRIDNKSDDYNLLYQLPTGGGKTVIFSEIVRKYLKEKQKKVVILTHRIELCKQTSKMLNGFDVKNKVINSKVKELDDQNEYQCFVAMVETLNNRLQDDKLELEDIGLVIIDEAHYNSFRKLFKYFEHCFILGVTATPLSSNFKLPMKDNYKELIVGDSISSLVNQGFLAQAVTHTYDVGLSGLTIGMNGDYTVKSSEKLYIDSSMQEKLLQSYNDVCKGKKTLIFNNGIRTSIEVEETFKRAGIEVRHLDNTNTKEERKEILKWFKNKPDAVLTSVSILTTGFDEPSVECIILNRATKSLTLYYQMIGRGSRILKNKKEFHIVDLGNNVARFGLWNEPVDWQQVFRSPDFYVENIVSDEEIERNFVYRMPVDVKAEFPNTTDFTFDVKGAYKRITKENRKSKEVLDESIAQHVQWCVENSEDVFDARILAKLLKEDIKDRIRRYSYCIINNTNNYKDWLEEDYYRRLRLAIQQEFAGVDA; this is encoded by the coding sequence ATGACCTCTAATCCTGATACTAAAGTTAAGTCGCTGTATGATTACCAAAAACGTGACCTAGCTGAGATTTTTGACCGTATCGATAATAAATCAGACGATTATAACCTTCTATATCAATTACCTACAGGTGGTGGTAAAACAGTTATATTTTCAGAAATCGTAAGAAAGTATCTCAAAGAAAAGCAGAAAAAAGTAGTTATTCTTACTCACCGTATCGAGTTGTGTAAGCAAACCTCTAAAATGCTTAACGGCTTTGATGTGAAGAATAAAGTCATCAATTCTAAGGTAAAAGAGCTTGATGATCAAAACGAGTACCAGTGTTTTGTGGCGATGGTAGAGACATTGAACAATAGATTGCAAGACGATAAACTAGAATTAGAGGATATAGGTCTGGTTATTATTGATGAAGCACACTATAACAGTTTTAGAAAATTGTTTAAATATTTTGAACACTGTTTTATACTAGGTGTAACAGCGACTCCATTAAGTTCTAACTTTAAGTTACCTATGAAGGATAACTATAAAGAATTGATTGTAGGTGATAGTATATCATCTCTAGTAAATCAAGGTTTCCTAGCGCAGGCAGTAACACACACCTATGATGTAGGTCTTAGTGGGCTTACCATAGGTATGAATGGTGATTATACGGTAAAATCGAGTGAGAAACTGTATATCGATTCGTCTATGCAAGAGAAGCTATTGCAATCTTACAATGACGTATGTAAAGGAAAGAAAACATTAATTTTTAATAACGGTATTCGTACCTCAATAGAAGTAGAAGAAACTTTTAAAAGGGCAGGAATAGAAGTAAGACACTTAGATAATACCAATACAAAAGAAGAACGTAAAGAGATTCTTAAATGGTTTAAAAATAAGCCAGATGCCGTTCTTACTTCAGTGAGTATCTTAACAACAGGTTTTGATGAGCCTAGTGTAGAGTGTATCATTCTTAACAGAGCGACAAAATCGTTAACCTTGTATTATCAAATGATAGGTCGTGGTTCTCGTATCCTTAAAAATAAAAAAGAGTTCCATATTGTCGATTTAGGGAATAATGTAGCTCGATTTGGTTTATGGAATGAGCCTGTGGACTGGCAACAAGTGTTCAGATCTCCAGATTTTTATGTAGAGAACATTGTATCTGATGAAGAGATTGAACGCAATTTTGTGTACAGAATGCCTGTCGATGTAAAAGCTGAGTTTCCTAACACAACTGATTTTACCTTTGATGTTAAAGGAGCTTATAAACGCATTACTAAAGAAAACCGTAAATCTAAAGAAGTGCTAGATGAGTCTATCGCACAACACGTACAATGGTGTGTAGAGAATAGTGAAGACGTTTTTGACGCACGTATTCTAGCGAAGCTTCTTAAAGAGGATATTAAAGATAGAATTCGTCGTTACTCATATTGTATCATTAATAATACAAACAACTATAAGGACTGGTTAGAAGAAGACTATTACCGTAGATTACGCCTTGCAATTCAACAAGAGTTTGCTGGTGTAGATGCTTAA
- a CDS encoding type I restriction enzyme HsdR N-terminal domain-containing protein: MTPLRLPAGNFRVKSTEKGRLIFDQIRKKFVHLTPEEWVRQHVVFWLLSRKRIPHSLINVEKQLHVAGTNKRYDILVFNKDGSIYAVIECKAPQIKIDQSVFDQIARYNLALESEYLMVTNGMEHYFCTMDYEAQRYQFIPDLPDYT; the protein is encoded by the coding sequence ATGACGCCATTACGACTACCGGCAGGAAATTTCAGGGTTAAAAGTACTGAAAAAGGTCGGTTGATTTTTGACCAGATACGTAAAAAATTTGTCCATCTCACACCAGAGGAATGGGTGAGGCAGCATGTGGTGTTTTGGCTGCTTTCGCGAAAGCGTATACCACACAGTCTTATTAACGTAGAAAAACAGCTCCATGTCGCAGGAACAAATAAGCGATATGACATTCTCGTTTTTAATAAAGATGGTTCTATATATGCGGTGATTGAGTGCAAAGCGCCGCAAATAAAAATAGATCAATCTGTTTTTGACCAGATCGCGCGATACAATCTCGCACTAGAATCTGAGTATTTAATGGTCACTAATGGAATGGAACATTACTTTTGCACCATGGATTATGAGGCGCAACGTTATCAATTTATCCCAGATTTACCAGATTATACATGA
- the holA gene encoding DNA polymerase III subunit delta, with protein sequence MSDTKKIIEDIKNRKLAPIYFLYGNEPYFIDEISDYIANNVLDEGEKGFNQMVLYGRDIDMGELVENAKRFPMMADYQVIIVKEAQDLARHWDKFESYAKQPQPTTILVFNYKYKTPDKRKKVFKEMAKNAVFFESKPLYENKVLPWINSHLKSNGYNIEPKAGQMLIEFLGTEIAKIKNELDKLMIIVPAGTMITPQLIEENIGISKDYNNFELRKALGSRDTVKVNRIINYFAENPKDNPLVVTIGQLHSFFVQLLKLHAMTDRNPQTVARQIGVSPFFVQEYFTAAKHYSMKHCSHAIKIIRDIDMKSKGVGTNKPQQHDLLQELIVNIMYP encoded by the coding sequence ATGAGTGATACCAAAAAAATTATAGAAGATATAAAGAATAGGAAACTTGCTCCTATTTACTTTTTATATGGTAATGAACCTTATTTTATTGATGAGATAAGCGATTACATTGCCAACAACGTACTGGACGAAGGCGAGAAAGGCTTTAATCAAATGGTGCTGTACGGTCGTGATATAGACATGGGCGAGCTGGTTGAAAATGCAAAGCGTTTCCCGATGATGGCAGACTATCAGGTGATCATCGTTAAAGAAGCGCAAGATCTGGCACGTCACTGGGATAAGTTTGAATCTTATGCAAAACAGCCGCAACCTACCACGATTCTAGTCTTTAACTATAAATACAAAACACCAGACAAGCGCAAAAAGGTATTTAAAGAAATGGCAAAAAATGCGGTCTTCTTTGAAAGCAAACCGCTGTATGAGAATAAAGTCCTGCCATGGATCAACAGCCATTTAAAGAGTAATGGCTATAACATTGAGCCCAAAGCTGGACAGATGCTGATTGAGTTTCTGGGAACTGAGATTGCCAAAATTAAAAACGAACTGGACAAATTAATGATTATCGTCCCTGCAGGAACGATGATCACTCCACAGCTGATTGAAGAAAATATAGGAATCTCAAAAGATTATAACAACTTTGAACTGCGCAAGGCGCTGGGATCTCGAGATACAGTAAAAGTGAATCGCATTATCAACTATTTTGCCGAGAATCCTAAGGATAATCCACTGGTCGTGACCATAGGGCAATTGCACAGTTTCTTTGTACAGTTATTAAAACTGCATGCGATGACCGATCGCAATCCACAAACGGTCGCAAGACAGATAGGTGTAAGTCCGTTTTTTGTACAAGAGTATTTTACAGCGGCCAAGCATTATTCTATGAAGCATTGCAGTCATGCGATTAAGATCATACGCGATATAGACATGAAGTCTAAAGGTGTAGGAACTAATAAACCACAACAACACGATTTACTACAAGAGTTGATCGTTAATATCATGTATCCATAA
- a CDS encoding OmpA family protein, with the protein MKKLIVVILCAGTLFSCASKKDLEAALAKQQSTQELLDTATVKLNACLSDEKAAQAKLSALQSEIKNLRESNASLLNNVGDLATLSKKDAEILETSLERIREKDLQIKTLNEALTKKDSVTIALVTSIKSSLGNVNDEDINVNVEKGVVFISISDKLLFASGSDQINSNAFTVLGKVGTILKDKSNMEVMIEGHTDSQPIASGKFKDNWDLSTARAAAITRYLQEKEQINPARMTAAGRSYYVPIASNDTAEGRAKNRRTRIIILPKLDQFFDMIESGMEQAKLDAKKQ; encoded by the coding sequence ATGAAAAAATTAATCGTAGTGATTTTGTGTGCAGGAACACTATTTTCTTGTGCATCAAAAAAAGATCTGGAAGCAGCACTTGCTAAACAGCAATCAACTCAAGAACTTTTAGATACAGCAACAGTCAAGCTTAACGCCTGTCTGTCTGATGAGAAAGCTGCTCAAGCAAAATTAAGTGCTTTACAAAGCGAAATTAAAAACCTAAGAGAAAGTAATGCTTCTTTATTGAATAATGTAGGTGATCTAGCCACGTTATCTAAAAAAGATGCAGAGATTTTAGAAACATCGCTAGAGCGCATCAGAGAAAAAGATTTACAGATTAAAACCTTAAATGAAGCGCTGACTAAAAAGGATAGTGTGACCATCGCATTAGTAACTTCAATTAAGAGCTCACTAGGAAACGTTAATGATGAAGATATCAACGTAAACGTAGAAAAAGGTGTGGTGTTTATATCGATCAGTGATAAGTTATTATTTGCGAGTGGTAGCGATCAAATCAATAGCAATGCTTTTACAGTGTTAGGTAAAGTAGGAACGATACTTAAAGATAAGTCTAATATGGAAGTGATGATTGAAGGTCATACAGACAGTCAGCCTATCGCGTCTGGTAAATTTAAAGATAACTGGGATTTAAGTACAGCGCGTGCAGCTGCCATAACCCGTTATTTACAAGAAAAAGAGCAAATCAATCCTGCAAGAATGACTGCAGCTGGACGTTCATATTATGTGCCTATTGCTAGTAATGACACTGCAGAAGGTAGAGCAAAGAACCGCAGAACTAGAATCATCATTCTTCCTAAACTGGATCAATTCTTTGATATGATCGAGTCTGGTATGGAACAAGCCAAGCTAGATGCTAAAAAACAATAA
- a CDS encoding glycosyltransferase family 2 protein codes for MKIGIVILNWNGLALLQRYLPSVVLYSQEHTVYVADNASTDASLSWVKEQYPSVKIIAMDENRGYAGGYNVALQSVDEEIICLLNNDIEVTEDWLAPITTLFKSDVTIAAAQPLLLDDKRRTHFEYAGAAGGYLDRLAYPYCRGRIFDQVEENHQQYSDSTNLDWASGAALFVKKKAFLEVGALDEAYFAHQEEIDLCWRLRHAGYKIAIATDATVYHLGGGTLAALNPRKTFYNFRNSLYNIVKNDHSANWLGILFLRMVLDGLAGLQFLFKAKPAHFMAILKAHASFYGGLSSMLQKRQEVKRYSKKITNKSSVYSIVYQFFVKNRSYYQSIK; via the coding sequence ATGAAAATAGGAATCGTTATCTTAAACTGGAATGGTCTAGCGCTATTGCAACGCTATTTACCCAGCGTTGTCTTATATAGTCAAGAGCATACCGTTTATGTAGCAGATAATGCCTCAACAGACGCATCGCTATCATGGGTAAAAGAGCAGTATCCATCTGTAAAAATCATAGCGATGGATGAAAATCGCGGTTATGCCGGTGGCTATAATGTCGCCCTACAATCTGTAGATGAAGAAATCATATGTTTATTAAATAATGATATAGAGGTCACTGAGGACTGGCTAGCACCTATCACCACACTTTTTAAGTCTGATGTCACCATTGCAGCAGCACAACCATTGCTGCTGGATGATAAACGACGTACCCATTTTGAATATGCTGGTGCGGCAGGTGGCTATCTGGATAGACTGGCATATCCTTATTGTAGAGGTCGCATTTTTGACCAGGTAGAAGAGAACCATCAACAGTATAGTGATAGTACAAATCTGGATTGGGCTAGTGGTGCGGCATTATTTGTTAAGAAGAAAGCATTTCTAGAAGTAGGCGCACTGGATGAGGCTTATTTTGCCCATCAAGAAGAGATCGATCTGTGCTGGCGATTGCGTCATGCCGGTTATAAAATTGCGATCGCGACAGATGCTACCGTGTACCATCTAGGTGGCGGAACGCTAGCGGCACTTAATCCACGTAAGACTTTTTACAATTTTAGAAACAGTCTTTACAATATTGTAAAGAATGATCATAGTGCTAACTGGTTAGGAATCTTATTCTTGCGCATGGTGCTGGATGGGCTTGCAGGATTGCAATTTCTCTTTAAGGCAAAACCGGCGCATTTTATGGCAATATTAAAAGCGCACGCATCGTTTTATGGTGGATTATCTTCTATGCTTCAAAAAAGACAAGAAGTAAAGCGATATTCTAAGAAAATAACAAACAAGTCTAGTGTTTACTCTATTGTTTATCAGTTTTTTGTTAAAAACCGTTCATATTATCAATCTATAAAATAA
- a CDS encoding M28 family metallopeptidase encodes MNFKHTILALSAVALIASCSSKKKSNEEKDKQEMTSTTGYADVDAMKYANTITLDELRDQLYFYASDEMEGRYTGSPGQKKAVEYLKSLYEKMGVAGGNLDGSYFQTVPGSYFNKPDLTSENVLGFIKGTEKPEEVLVISAHLDHIGTKNGVVFNGADDDGSGTIALIEIAEAFKKAAEDGYGPKRSILFLHVTGEEIGLYGSKYYSENPVYAMENTIANLNIDMIGRIDPKREAKTDYIYLIGSDMLSQDLHDLSEMANEKYMKLDLDYTYNGKDDPNRFYYRSDHYNFAKNDVPVIFYFNGTHEDYHRAGDTPDKIEYELYQKRTQLVFVTAWELANNENRPTLK; translated from the coding sequence TTGAATTTTAAACACACCATCCTGGCTTTAAGCGCCGTAGCGCTTATCGCGTCTTGCTCTAGCAAGAAAAAATCCAATGAAGAAAAAGATAAACAAGAAATGACTTCTACTACTGGATATGCAGATGTAGACGCCATGAAGTATGCAAATACCATTACACTAGATGAGTTGAGAGATCAACTTTACTTTTATGCCAGTGATGAAATGGAAGGTCGTTACACAGGATCTCCAGGGCAGAAAAAAGCAGTAGAATACCTAAAGTCCTTATATGAGAAAATGGGCGTTGCTGGTGGTAATCTAGATGGTTCTTATTTCCAGACCGTTCCAGGCAGCTATTTCAACAAGCCAGACCTTACCTCAGAAAATGTATTAGGATTCATTAAAGGAACTGAAAAGCCTGAAGAAGTACTAGTAATATCTGCTCACTTAGACCACATAGGTACTAAAAATGGGGTTGTTTTTAATGGAGCTGATGATGATGGTAGTGGTACGATTGCACTTATCGAGATTGCCGAAGCTTTTAAGAAAGCCGCAGAGGACGGATACGGACCTAAACGCTCTATCCTATTCTTACACGTTACTGGTGAAGAGATCGGTCTTTATGGTAGTAAATACTACTCAGAGAATCCAGTATATGCTATGGAAAATACAATTGCTAATCTTAATATAGATATGATAGGTCGCATAGACCCTAAAAGAGAGGCAAAAACAGATTACATCTACTTAATAGGTAGTGACATGTTAAGTCAAGATTTACATGACCTTTCTGAAATGGCTAATGAAAAATACATGAAACTGGATCTGGACTACACTTATAACGGTAAAGATGACCCTAACAGATTCTACTATCGTTCTGACCATTATAACTTTGCAAAGAATGATGTACCAGTGATATTTTATTTTAACGGTACTCACGAGGACTATCACCGTGCCGGAGACACACCTGATAAAATTGAGTATGAACTTTATCAAAAAAGAACTCAACTAGTATTTGTGACTGCTTGGGAGTTAGCAAATAACGAAAACAGACCTACCTTAAAGTAG
- a CDS encoding GIY-YIG nuclease family protein — MIKIYVLRLENEKYYVGQTTNVEERFKSHKKGKLSSDWTKLNNPIEVIDVIETRFTEVSEAMFLENSITIEFMKKYGWRNVRGGDFCTLDIEKLRFLLCNNSDLGNELLPITNPKRFNLNYHGVFVFVLKLKMDKFFVGIARNIKLGIIKEYNKKGHKWCEMYEPIELISVKNISKYDKEKHRDFVNNEVISIMKETNWRKVRGGDYFEPNELKHRNKVLRNTDIKIEL; from the coding sequence ATGATTAAAATATACGTTTTACGATTAGAAAATGAAAAATATTATGTCGGACAAACGACAAACGTCGAAGAGAGATTTAAAAGTCATAAAAAAGGAAAATTAAGCTCAGATTGGACTAAATTAAATAATCCAATTGAGGTAATAGATGTAATCGAAACGAGATTTACAGAAGTTTCCGAAGCTATGTTCTTAGAAAATTCAATAACGATTGAATTTATGAAAAAATATGGTTGGAGAAATGTAAGAGGCGGAGATTTTTGTACACTTGACATCGAAAAATTAAGATTCTTACTTTGTAATAATTCCGATCTTGGAAATGAGCTATTACCGATAACTAACCCAAAAAGATTTAATCTAAACTATCACGGAGTATTTGTTTTTGTACTTAAACTCAAAATGGATAAATTCTTTGTGGGAATAGCCAGAAATATCAAACTTGGAATCATTAAGGAATATAATAAAAAAGGTCATAAATGGTGTGAAATGTATGAGCCAATTGAATTAATTTCTGTGAAAAATATATCAAAGTATGACAAGGAAAAGCACAGAGATTTTGTCAATAATGAAGTAATTTCGATAATGAAAGAGACTAACTGGAGGAAAGTTAGAGGTGGTGATTACTTTGAGCCAAATGAACTCAAACATCGAAATAAAGTATTACGCAATACTGATATAAAAATAGAATTGTAA
- a CDS encoding YqaA family protein, which yields MSDTAKRHKSKFQFNRAHRYYKLTGFYSFVVESIKKSMPPVLVVVGILAAIHFWVMDIPTMLELAVEKLPDYGVLAFFYISETVLGLIPPELFIAWAGKTATPIWNLFLIALLSYLGGMTAYFLGRRALKIPSIHYYLEVRMAKQLVMARKWGGILIAVGALLPLPFSISSLVAGMLKYDFKWWLIIGLLRFVRFAIYGAAIFQVV from the coding sequence GTGTCAGATACAGCAAAAAGACATAAAAGCAAATTTCAATTCAATAGAGCGCACCGCTACTATAAACTTACTGGGTTTTATTCCTTTGTGGTTGAGAGCATTAAAAAATCAATGCCACCTGTACTAGTTGTAGTAGGTATTCTAGCTGCGATTCACTTTTGGGTGATGGATATTCCTACCATGCTAGAATTAGCCGTAGAAAAACTACCGGATTATGGTGTTTTAGCGTTCTTCTATATTTCAGAAACCGTGTTAGGATTGATTCCGCCTGAGCTGTTTATCGCTTGGGCAGGTAAAACCGCAACACCTATTTGGAACTTATTTTTAATCGCTCTTCTCTCCTATCTAGGTGGAATGACGGCTTATTTCTTAGGTCGTCGTGCTCTTAAGATTCCTAGCATACATTATTACCTAGAAGTAAGAATGGCAAAGCAATTAGTCATGGCTAGAAAATGGGGTGGTATTCTTATTGCGGTAGGTGCTTTACTTCCACTACCTTTTTCTATTTCTAGTCTGGTGGCTGGTATGTTGAAGTATGATTTTAAATGGTGGCTTATCATAGGTCTTTTAAGATTTGTACGTTTTGCCATCTATGGAGCAGCTATCTTTCAGGTAGTATAA
- a CDS encoding AAA family ATPase — protein MAKNITLKLSASNLGPHESLKTQLQIGSIGIGIYANNGSGKTFLSRAFRLATKKEYNPTDSNKLLTLQQSKGDFKLDISNLKEPGRNRIYDFKLIRNSEPLVRNNTGYIFRVFNDDYIKENLEVSKYRPNGEIEGYILGKEKIDLSKEKDELKSLKAKKTSTKEEIKVHINSALTELNKLSIRKNTSEYQSIHLNNILLNEYTPIEEESFSKLLIKHNQLKSIPVDLKDIFPIDLIKPSNTLNQIISFLKEPFTKSKIAEEFKLKVKHKQEFIENGINLIDPDGNTCPFCEQTLQNSALKLIDQYVEYLNETEAKQIKKANDLFAQLRSERKDFSTLFKTGLKRISEFNKSKIYIPSIENDSLLEFKDLSELDKDYQLIKILLDEKKEDISKTIKTSELQSSVQSIENWIIDSNTSIEKNNTILKSFNKKKNNINSERLELNRRLCKSKFLEIKKDNSERIESIKGLSVTIDKLFKNIAEKEQNEKVSKKEKVIESFKDLLTKFFGDKYSFDEQTFCIKFQNELLESNASDVLSTGEKSMIAFCYFIAETHIEVSSENDYQKLFFVVDDPISSQDFHFVYATAQIIRTLDKIFKIDKRKLRLILMTHNLEFMSIITRNNIISQKYILANGRIKSLSNELIMPYEEHLRDIYNVANGIIKPSHTTPNSLRHIIETINRFTSPDKELADFCNEIDGYAENEFLFSLMHDGSHGGIRQQKAYTESMIKSASKVVINYVETNFKGQIKLIEK, from the coding sequence ATGGCCAAGAACATTACACTAAAGTTATCGGCGTCCAATTTGGGGCCCCATGAATCACTCAAGACTCAATTACAAATAGGTTCTATAGGTATAGGTATTTATGCTAACAATGGGTCTGGCAAAACATTTTTGAGTAGAGCGTTTAGGCTTGCTACCAAAAAGGAATATAATCCTACAGATTCAAATAAACTATTAACTCTTCAACAATCGAAAGGTGATTTCAAATTAGATATAAGTAATTTAAAAGAACCAGGACGGAATAGAATATATGACTTTAAGTTAATACGAAATTCTGAACCACTTGTGCGCAACAACACTGGTTATATATTTAGGGTATTTAATGATGATTACATTAAAGAAAATTTAGAGGTTTCTAAATATCGACCGAATGGTGAGATTGAAGGGTATATTCTTGGAAAGGAAAAAATTGATCTTTCCAAAGAAAAAGATGAATTAAAGTCTTTAAAAGCTAAAAAGACATCAACCAAGGAAGAAATCAAAGTTCATATAAATTCTGCTTTGACTGAACTAAACAAATTATCAATAAGAAAAAACACTAGTGAGTATCAGTCAATACATCTTAATAATATATTGTTAAACGAGTATACCCCAATAGAAGAGGAAAGCTTTTCTAAGCTATTAATTAAGCACAATCAATTAAAGTCAATTCCAGTTGATTTAAAAGATATTTTTCCTATAGATTTAATTAAACCTTCTAACACACTAAATCAGATAATTTCCTTTCTAAAAGAGCCATTTACGAAGAGTAAGATTGCTGAAGAATTTAAATTAAAAGTCAAACATAAACAGGAGTTTATTGAAAATGGAATTAATTTAATAGACCCAGATGGTAATACTTGTCCCTTTTGTGAGCAGACATTACAAAATTCAGCTCTTAAATTAATTGACCAATATGTCGAGTATTTAAATGAGACTGAAGCTAAACAAATAAAAAAAGCAAATGATCTTTTCGCTCAATTAAGGAGTGAAAGAAAGGACTTCAGTACTTTATTTAAAACAGGACTAAAAAGAATTTCCGAATTCAACAAATCTAAAATCTACATTCCTTCTATCGAAAATGATTCCCTTTTGGAATTTAAAGATTTAAGTGAACTTGATAAAGATTACCAACTAATCAAAATACTACTAGACGAGAAGAAAGAAGATATTTCAAAAACCATAAAGACAAGTGAACTCCAATCTTCAGTTCAATCTATTGAAAATTGGATTATCGATTCCAACACTTCTATAGAAAAAAATAATACAATATTAAAAAGTTTCAATAAAAAAAAGAATAATATTAATTCAGAGCGCCTTGAGTTAAACAGAAGGCTCTGTAAATCTAAGTTCTTAGAAATAAAAAAAGACAATTCTGAAAGAATCGAATCGATTAAAGGGCTAAGCGTAACTATTGACAAACTCTTTAAAAACATTGCGGAAAAAGAACAAAATGAAAAGGTGTCTAAAAAAGAAAAAGTCATAGAATCTTTTAAAGACCTCTTAACTAAATTTTTTGGTGATAAATATTCATTTGATGAGCAGACTTTTTGTATAAAGTTTCAAAATGAATTATTAGAATCGAATGCTAGTGATGTATTGAGCACTGGCGAAAAAAGTATGATTGCTTTTTGCTATTTCATCGCAGAAACTCATATCGAAGTTTCAAGCGAAAATGATTATCAAAAGCTCTTTTTCGTAGTTGATGATCCAATTTCGAGTCAAGATTTTCATTTTGTTTACGCAACTGCACAAATCATTCGCACACTTGACAAAATATTCAAAATAGACAAACGAAAATTAAGGTTAATTTTAATGACCCACAATCTTGAGTTTATGTCTATAATTACGAGAAATAATATTATCTCACAAAAGTATATTCTTGCTAACGGTAGAATAAAAAGTCTTAGTAACGAATTAATTATGCCATACGAGGAACATTTAAGAGACATTTACAATGTTGCAAATGGAATTATTAAGCCATCTCATACGACTCCAAATTCATTACGCCATATAATTGAAACAATTAACAGATTTACTTCTCCAGATAAGGAGCTAGCAGATTTTTGTAATGAAATTGATGGTTACGCAGAAAACGAATTTTTATTCTCTCTTATGCACGATGGTTCACACGGTGGTATTAGACAACAAAAAGCATATACCGAATCAATGATTAAATCCGCGTCTAAGGTTGTCATTAATTATGTAGAAACTAACTTCAAAGGTCAAATTAAACTAATAGAAAAATAA